A window of the Chaetodon trifascialis isolate fChaTrf1 chromosome 9, fChaTrf1.hap1, whole genome shotgun sequence genome harbors these coding sequences:
- the ets1 gene encoding protein C-ets-1 isoform X1, whose product MVMTAAVDMKPTLTIIKTEKTDDPECGDVPLLTPGSKEMMSQALKATFSGFTKEQQRLGIPKDPRQWTENHVAEWLTWTVNEFSLKNVDFDKFCMNGATLCAMGKDRFLDLAPDFVGDILWEHLEMLQKEDTKHYPINGLTSNFQESRYTSDYFVSYGVEHAQCVPPSEYSEPGFITESYQTLHPISSEELLTLKYESEYPAVILRDTPLNPLQGDYFSVKQEVVSPDNMCVGRLSRGKLGGQDSFESIESFESCDRLTQSWSSQSSFSSLQRVPSYDSFDSEDYPTALHGHKPKGTFKDYVRERSDLSKDKPVIPAAALAGYTGSGPIQLWQFLLELLTDKSCQSFISWTGDGWEFKLSDPDEVARRWGKRKNKPKMNYEKLSRGLRYYYDKNIIHKTSGKRYVYRFVCDLKSLLGYTPEELHAMLDVKPDTDE is encoded by the exons ATCCGGAGTGTGGAGATGTCCCCCTGCTAACTCCAGGAAGTAAAGAGATGATGTCCCAGGCTCTGAAGGCCACCTTCAGTGGCTTCACAAAGGAACAGCAGCGGCTGGGTATTCCCAAAG ATCCCAGACAGTGGACAGAAAACCATGTGGCTGAGTGGCTAACGTGGACAGTAAATGAGTTCAGCCTGAAGAACGTTGACTTTGACAAGTTCTGTATGAACGGAGCCACCCTGTGTGCGATGGGGAAGGATCGCTTCCTGGACTTAGCGCCTGACTTTGTGGGTGACATCCTTTGGGAACATTTAGAGATGCTTCAGAAAG AGGATACAAAGCATTACCCCATCAATGGACTGACCTCCAACTTCCAGGAATCACGTTATACCTCAGACTACTTTGTCA GCTACGGTGTTGAGCATGCTCAGTGTGTCCCTCCTTCTGAATACTCAGAGCCCGGCTTCATCACAGAGTCCTACCAGACACTTCATCCCATCAGCTCAGAGGAATTGCTGACGCTTAAGTATGAGAGTGAATACCCTGCTGTCATCCTCCGGGACACGCCCCTCAACCCGCTACAGGGGGACTACTTCTCTGTCAAGCAGGAGGTGGTATCCCCTGACAACATGTGCGTGGGACGCCTCAGCAGAG GTAAGCTCGGTGGCCAGGACTCCTTTGAGAGCATTGAGAGCTTTGAGAGCTGTGACCGATTGACCCAGTCATGGAGCAGCCAGTCTTCATTCAGCAGCCTTCAGCGGGTACCTTCATACGACAGCTTTGACTCAGAAGATTACCCCACTGCCTTGCATGGCCACAAGCCCAAGGGCACTTTCAAAGACTATGTGAGGGAACGCTCAGACCTCAGCAAGGATAAACCCGTCATCCCAGCAGCGGCACTGGCTGGATACACAG GCAGCGGCCCCATCCAGCTGTGGCAGTTTCTTCTGGAGCTGCTGACCGACAAGTCTTGCCAGTCCTTCATCAGCTGGACAGGCGACGGCTGGGAGTTCAAGCTGTCTGACCCAGATGAG GTTGCTCGGAGGTGGggcaagaggaaaaacaagccGAAGATGAACTATGAGAAGTTGAGCCGTGGCCTACGCTACTACTATGACAAGAATATCATCCACAAGACATCAGGGAAACGCTACGTCTACCGCTTTGTCTGTGACTTAAAAAGCCTGCTGGGGTACACTCCGGAGGAGCTCCATGCCATGTTGGACGTAAAGCCCGATACAGACGAGTGA
- the ets1 gene encoding protein C-ets-1 isoform X2: MVMTAAVDMKPTLTIIKTEKTDDPECGDVPLLTPGSKEMMSQALKATFSGFTKEQQRLGIPKDPRQWTENHVAEWLTWTVNEFSLKNVDFDKFCMNGATLCAMGKDRFLDLAPDFVGDILWEHLEMLQKEDTKHYPINGLTSNFQESRYTSDYFVKPGFITESYQTLHPISSEELLTLKYESEYPAVILRDTPLNPLQGDYFSVKQEVVSPDNMCVGRLSRGKLGGQDSFESIESFESCDRLTQSWSSQSSFSSLQRVPSYDSFDSEDYPTALHGHKPKGTFKDYVRERSDLSKDKPVIPAAALAGYTGSGPIQLWQFLLELLTDKSCQSFISWTGDGWEFKLSDPDEVARRWGKRKNKPKMNYEKLSRGLRYYYDKNIIHKTSGKRYVYRFVCDLKSLLGYTPEELHAMLDVKPDTDE; the protein is encoded by the exons ATCCGGAGTGTGGAGATGTCCCCCTGCTAACTCCAGGAAGTAAAGAGATGATGTCCCAGGCTCTGAAGGCCACCTTCAGTGGCTTCACAAAGGAACAGCAGCGGCTGGGTATTCCCAAAG ATCCCAGACAGTGGACAGAAAACCATGTGGCTGAGTGGCTAACGTGGACAGTAAATGAGTTCAGCCTGAAGAACGTTGACTTTGACAAGTTCTGTATGAACGGAGCCACCCTGTGTGCGATGGGGAAGGATCGCTTCCTGGACTTAGCGCCTGACTTTGTGGGTGACATCCTTTGGGAACATTTAGAGATGCTTCAGAAAG AGGATACAAAGCATTACCCCATCAATGGACTGACCTCCAACTTCCAGGAATCACGTTATACCTCAGACTACTTTGTCA AGCCCGGCTTCATCACAGAGTCCTACCAGACACTTCATCCCATCAGCTCAGAGGAATTGCTGACGCTTAAGTATGAGAGTGAATACCCTGCTGTCATCCTCCGGGACACGCCCCTCAACCCGCTACAGGGGGACTACTTCTCTGTCAAGCAGGAGGTGGTATCCCCTGACAACATGTGCGTGGGACGCCTCAGCAGAG GTAAGCTCGGTGGCCAGGACTCCTTTGAGAGCATTGAGAGCTTTGAGAGCTGTGACCGATTGACCCAGTCATGGAGCAGCCAGTCTTCATTCAGCAGCCTTCAGCGGGTACCTTCATACGACAGCTTTGACTCAGAAGATTACCCCACTGCCTTGCATGGCCACAAGCCCAAGGGCACTTTCAAAGACTATGTGAGGGAACGCTCAGACCTCAGCAAGGATAAACCCGTCATCCCAGCAGCGGCACTGGCTGGATACACAG GCAGCGGCCCCATCCAGCTGTGGCAGTTTCTTCTGGAGCTGCTGACCGACAAGTCTTGCCAGTCCTTCATCAGCTGGACAGGCGACGGCTGGGAGTTCAAGCTGTCTGACCCAGATGAG GTTGCTCGGAGGTGGggcaagaggaaaaacaagccGAAGATGAACTATGAGAAGTTGAGCCGTGGCCTACGCTACTACTATGACAAGAATATCATCCACAAGACATCAGGGAAACGCTACGTCTACCGCTTTGTCTGTGACTTAAAAAGCCTGCTGGGGTACACTCCGGAGGAGCTCCATGCCATGTTGGACGTAAAGCCCGATACAGACGAGTGA